A genomic segment from Leopardus geoffroyi isolate Oge1 chromosome A2, O.geoffroyi_Oge1_pat1.0, whole genome shotgun sequence encodes:
- the GPNMB gene encoding transmembrane glycoprotein NMB encodes MECFSCFLGLLLLLAARLPLDAAKRFHDVLSNERTSGYMREYNQLNGWSSDENEWNEKLYPVWKRGDSRWKNSWKGGHVQAILTSDSPALVGSTITFVVNLVFPRCQTEDVSGNIVYEKNCRNDTGPSSDQYVYNWTEEVDSGNGNSPGHHNVFPDGKPFPHHPGWKRWNFVYVFHTLGQYFQKLGRGSARVSINTANVPLGPQLMEVTVYRRHRRAYVPIAKVKDVYVVTDHIPVFVTMYQKNDRNLSDETFLRDLPIMFTVLIHDPSHFLNESAIYYKWNFGDNTGLFVSNNPTLNHTYVLNGTFNLNLTVQAVVPGPCPSPSPKPPKPTSFLPSASDNPLELRESPDEMCQIYRYGYFKATITIVEGILEVSIVRMTDVLMPVPQPDNSLMDFVVTCQGTIPTEVCTIVSDPTCQLAHSTVCDPVDVDVAGMCLLTVRRAFTGSGTYCVNLTLGDDTSLALTSTLVSVPARDPASPLRMANGALVSAGCLAIFVTAITFLVYKKRKGYKLIENSTGIVVKGNGLGVSLNRAKAMFRPGNQEKDPLLNHQPGIL; translated from the exons ATGGAATGTTTCTCTTGTTTCCTGgggttgctgctgctgctggctgcAAGATTGCCTCTTGATGCTGCCAAAC GATTTCATGATGTGCTGAGCAATGAAAGAACTTCTGGTTATATGAGGGAGTACAACCAACTCAATGGTTGGTCTTCAGATGAAAATGAGTGGAATGAAAAACTGTATCCAGTGTGGAAAAGGGGAGACTCAAGGTGGAAAAACTCCTGGAAAG GTGGCCACGTGCAGGCGATTCTGACCAGTGATTCACCAGCACTTGTGGGCTCTACTATAACGTTTGTGGTAAACCTGGTATTCCCCAGATGCCAAACGGAAGATGTCAGTGGCAACATAGTTTATGAGAAGAACTGCAGAAATG ATACTGGTCCATCTTCTGACCAGTATGTTTACAACTGGACGGAGGAGGTTGACTCAGGAAATGGCAACAGCCCAGGCCATCATAACGTGTTCCCTGACGGAAAGCCTTTCCCTCACCACCCCGGATGGAAGAGATGGAATTTTGTCTACGTCTTTCACACACTTG GTCAGTATTTCCAGAAATTAGGACGGGGTTCAGCAAGAGTTTCTATAAACACAGCCAATGTGCCACTTGGCCCTCAACTTATGGAAGTAACTGTTTATAGAAGACACCGACGGGCATATGTTCCTATTGCAAAAGTGAAAGATGTATACGTGGTAACAG ATCACATTCCTGTGTTTGTGACTATGTACCAGAAGAATGATCGAAATTTATCTGATGAAACCTTCCTCAGGGACCTCCCCATTATGTTCACTGTCCTGATTCATGACCCCAGTCACTTCCTCAATGAGTCGGCCATTTACTACAAGTGGAACTTCGGGGATAATACTGGTCTGTTTGTTTCCAACAATCCAACTTTGAATCATACATATGTGCTCAATGGAACCTTTAACCTTAACCTCACTGTGCAAGCTGTGGTGCCTGGACCCTGTCCTTCACCTTCACCCAAACCTCCAAAACCCACCTCTTTTCTAC CATCAGCTAGTGACAACCCTCTGGAGCTGAGGGAGAGTCCAGATGAAATGTGCCAGATTTACAGATACGGTTACTTTAAAGCCACCATCACAATTGTAG AGGGAATTCTAGAGGTTAGCATCGTCCGGATGACAGATGTTCTGATGCCCGTGCCACAGCCTGACAACTCCCTGATGGATTTTGTCGTGACCTGCCAAGGAAC AATCCCCACAGAGGTCTGTACCATAGTTTCTGACCCGACCTGCCAGCTCGCCCACAGCACAGTGTGCGACCCTGTGGATGTGGACGTGGCTGGTATGTGCTTGCTGACCGTGAGAAGAGCCTTCACTGGGTCTGGGACATACTGTGTGAACCTCACCCTGGGTGATGATACCAGTTTGGCCCTTACGAGCACCCTCGTCTCTGTCCCTGCAAGAG ACCCAGCTTCCCCTTTAAGAATGGCAAATGGTGCCCTGGTGTCCGCTGGCTGCTTGGCCATATTCGTCACTGCGATCACCTTTTTGGTGTACAA AAAACGCAAGGGATACAAACTGATAGAAAACAGTACTGGGATCGTAGTCAAAGGCAATGGCCTCGGTGTTTCCCTCAACCGTGCAAAGGCCATGTTCCGCCCTGGAAACCAGGAAAAAGATCCACTGCTCAATCACCAACCAGGAATTCTTTAA